In Bos indicus x Bos taurus breed Angus x Brahman F1 hybrid chromosome 21, Bos_hybrid_MaternalHap_v2.0, whole genome shotgun sequence, one DNA window encodes the following:
- the BNC1 gene encoding zinc finger protein basonuclin-1, with protein sequence MAEAIGCTLNCSCQSFKPGKINHRQCEQCRHGWVAHALSKLRIPAMYPTSQVEIVQSNVVFDISSLMLYGTQAIPVRLKILLDRLFSVLKQDEVLQILHALDWTLQDYIRGYVLQDASGKVLDHWSIMTSEEEVATLQQFLRFGETKSIVELMAIQEKEEQSVVIPPSTANVDIRAFIESCSHRSASLPTPVDKGNPSSVHPFENLINNMTFMLPFQFFNPLPPALIGSLPDPYVLEQSQDQSQDPKQEVHGAFPDSSFLTSSSTPFQVEKDPCLNCPNAVTKKEDSTHFSDSSSYSIVTKLERTQLSPEAKVKPERNSLGAKKGRVFCTACEKTFYDKGTLKIHYNAVHLKIKHKCTIEGCNMVFSSLRSRNRHSANPNPRLHMPMNRNNRDKDLRSGLTLAASESAKRPGLGVTPPDCRPLPGYAGAVEDSRSQPTFPSLSHNGVLFPNLKTVQPVLPFYRSPATPAELANTPGMLPSLPLLSSSIPEQLASNEMPFDTLPKKKSRKSSMPIKIEKETMETADEKRQPLSSDEDMPLQVVSEDDLETCSPRSDGAPEELHTPAGSSERPRLEEESPCYLGPGVESSGAIRQTPEQAMHNSERETGQKSVLNTVPRDAEEDGREPHLTTRVEPCVPFPDYIKLQQHLLAGGLFGALSTQGMAFPCFEDSKEPEHLGQPASVRSKEENRFQCDICKKTFKNACGVKMHQKNMHSREMHTCTVEGCKASFLSRRSRDRHSSNLNLHQKVLPQEALESGEDPFRAAYLLKDTAQEAYQEAAFTPQASQTSVIFKGMSRMGSLVYPLAQVRSAGLQSYASGLPSEGTVLDLSTTSSVKSESSSHSSWDSDGASEEGAVLTEDCDGTCDGPGLVPGEDYPLCVLMGKADQSLASLPSGLPLTCHLCQKTYSNKGTFRAHYKTVHLRQLHKCKVPGCNTMFSSVRSRNRHSQNPNLHRSLTSSPSHLR encoded by the exons GCTATCGGCTGTACTCTGAACTGCAGCTGCCAAAGCTTCAAACCAGGGAAGATCAACCACCGTCAGTGTGAGCAGTGCAGACATGGATGGGTGGCTCACG CTCTGAGTAAGCTGAGGATCCCCGCCATGTACCCCACAAGCCAGGTGGAAATCGTCCAGTCCAACGTGGTGTTCGACATCAGCAGCCTTATGCTCTATGGGACCCAGGCCATCCCTGTCCGCCTGAAGATCCTTCTGGACCGGCTCTTCAGTGTGCTGAAGCAAGACGAAGTCCTCCAGATCCTGCACGCTTTGGACTGGACCCTCCAGGATTACATCCGAGGATATGTGCTACAG GATGCATCGGGAAAAGTGCTGGATCACTGGAGCATCATGACCAGTGAGGAGGAGGTGGCCACCTTACAGCAGTTCCTTCGTTTTGGAGAGACCAAGTCCATAGTTGAGCTCATGGCAATTCAGGAGAAAGAAGAGCAGTCTGTTGTCATCCCACCTTCCACGGCCAACGTTGACATCAGGGCTTTCATCGAGAGCTGCAGCCATCGGAGTGCCAGCCTCCCCACTCCCGTGGACAAAGGAAACCCCAGCAGCGTGCACCCCTTCGAGAACCTCATAAACAACATGACCTTCATGCTGCCTTTCCAGTTCTTCAACCCCTTGCCCCCAGCACTGATAGGGTCACTGCCCGACCCCTATGTGCTGGAGCAGAGTCAAGACCAAAGCCAGGACCCCAAACAGGAAGTCCATGGAGCCTTCCCTGACAGCAGCTTCCTCACTTCCAGTTCTACCCCATTTCAGGTTGAAAAAGATCCGTGTCTCAACTGTCCCAATGCTGTCACCAAAAAGGAAGACAGCACCCACTTCAGCGACTCCAGCTCATACAGCATCGTCACGAAGCTCGAAAGGACACAGCTGTCCCCAGAGGCCAAAGTGAAGCCCGAGAGGAACAGCCTGGGTGCAAAGAAGGGCCGGGTGTTCTGTACAGCATGTGAGAAGACCTTCTACGACAAGGGCACGCTGAAGATCCACTACAACGCCGTCCATCTGAAGATCAAGCACAAGTGCACCATCGAAGGCTGCAACATGGTGTTCAGCTCCCTGAGGAGCCGCAACCGCCACAGCGCCAACCCCAACCCCCGGCTGCACATGCCCATGAACAGAAACAACAGGGACAAAGACCTGAGGAGCGGCCTGACACTGGCTGCCTCGGAGAGCGCCAAGCGCCCAGGCCTCGGGGTGACTCCTCCAGACTGCCGGCCTCTCCCTGGCTACGCTGGGGCAGTGGAAGACTCCCGGAGCCAGCCAACCTTCCCGAGCCTCAGCCACAACGGGGTGCTCTTCCCCAACCTGAAGACTGTCCAGCCAGTCCTGCCTTTCTACCGCAGCCCAGCCACTCCTGCCGAGCTGGCCAACACCCCTGGGAtgctgccctccctccctctgctgtcCTCATCCATCCCGGAACAGCTGGCTTCGAACGAAATGCCGTTTGACACCCTGCCCAAGAAGAAATCCCGCAAGTCCAGTATGCCCATCAAAATAGAGAAGGAGACCATGGAGACAGCAGATGAGAAGAGGCAGCCTCTGAGCTCTGACGAAGACATGCCCCTGCAGGTGGTCAGCGAAGACGATCTGGAGACCTGCAGCCCCAGGTCAGACGGAGCCCCAGAGGAGCTACACACGCCAGCAGGAAGCTCCGAGAGGCCTCGCCTTGAGGAAGAGAGTCCCTGCTATCTCGGGCCAGGAGTTGAGTCCAGTGGAGCCATCCGCCAGACTCCTGAGCAGGCCATGCACAACTCAGAGAGGGAGACTGGGCAGAAGTCAGTGTTGAACACCGTGCCACGGGACGCAGAGGAGGATGGCCGTGAACCTCACCTCACAACCAGGGTGGAGCCCTGCGTGCCTTTTCCCGACTATATCAAACTGCAGCAGCACCTGCTGGCCGGGGGGCTCTTTGGTGCCTTGTCCACCCAAGGAATGGCTTTTCCTTGTTTTGAAGATTCCAAAGAGCCGGAGCACTTGGGTCAGCCGGCATCAGTGAGGTCAAAGGAGGAGAATCGCTTCCAATGTGACATCTGCAAGAAGACCTTTAAAAACGCTTGCGGCGTGAAGATGCATCAGAAGAACATGCACTCCCGGGAGATGCACACGTGCACAGTGGAGGGCTGCAAGGCCAGCTTCCTGTCCCGCAGGAGCAGAGACAG ACACAGTTCAAACCTAAACCTCCACCAGAAAGTATTGCCCCAAGAAGCGCTGGAGAGCGGTGAAGACCCCTTCCGGGCAGCTTACCTCCTGAAAGATACAGCCCAGGAGGCGTACCAGGAGGCAGCCTTCACACCGCAAGCCTCCCAGACGTCTGTCATCTTCAAGGGGATGAGCCGGATGGGCAGTCTGGTGTACCCACTAGCCCAGGTCCGCAGTGCCGGCCTACAGAGCTATGCCTCTGGTCTGCCTAGCGAGGGCACTGTCTTGGATCTGAGCACTACCTCGAGCGTGAAGTCGGAGAGCAGCAGCCACTCCTCCTGGGACTCAGACGGGGCCAGCGAGGAGGGCGCTGTGCTCACGGAGGACTGCGACGGGACCTGTGATGGGCCAGGCCTGGTGCCTGGGGAGGACTACCCACTCTGTGTCCTGATGGGGAAGGCTGACCAGAGCCTCGCCAGCTTGCCTTCCGGGCTGCCCCTGACGTGTCACCTCTGTCAGAAGACATACAGCAATAAGGGGACCTTCCGGGCCCACTACAAGACCGTGCACCTCCGCCAGCTGCACAAATGCAAGGTCCCCGGCTGCAACACCATGTTCTCATCTGTCCGCAGTAGGAACAGACACAGCCAGAACCCCAACCTGCACAGAAGCCTCACCTCCTCTCCTAGTCACCTGCGGTAA